AACGAGATTGCTGAAGCGTTCGTAGAGTTGAAGGACGCAGGAAAGGTACGGACATTCGGTCTCTCGAACCATACACCTGCCCAACAAAGTCTCATTCAGTCTCGCTTACCATTCATGCTCGTGACGAACCAACTCGAGTTGTCGGTATCAGAATTGAAACATTTCGAGGATGGATCCGTTGATCTCTGTCATGAAAATGAGATGCCGTTGATGGCATGGAGTCCGCTTGCGGGGGGGCGTCTCTTCAAGGACGAGCAATATGCACCGTTACGCGAAAAATTAGCTGAGATCGCAGAGACGATCGGGGCAGAAGAAATCGATGAGGTCGCATATGCATGGTTGCTCAAACATCCAGCACGTATCATGCCAATCGTTGGTTCTGGTAAGATTGAACGCATTGAATCTGCGGTTCGTTCGACGAAAGTATCGTTGACACGCGAGCAATGGTTTGAGATTTTGAAGGCATCACGTGGTCGTGACGTCGATTAATTGGTTTTGAGATAGACGCTCAATGCGCACGTTGTCCGTTAGCGAAATAAAGTGAGAGGATCGTTTCCAATATATCATTCGGAAGCAATCCTCTCTTTCGCTTACACATAGAATGTACGTCAAAAAGTAGACAAAAAAAAGCCCCATCTCAAGGGGGAGGAGAGATGGGGGATCTATGAGGTTAAGCTTCTAAACGAAGCATCTCCTGACGGTATTTATCTAGACGATCTTTACTTGCTGAAACGGCAGCTTGGTCATTGGCTTGAATCGCATCGAAGAGCGTACTGAGCTCATAATCGATTTCGAGACGTAGCACTGGAATTCGCTGCTCTGCATCTTGTCTACGGAAAGCTTCAATTACTTGTTTCATCTCGGCCACGCTCCTTTGTAAGTTGTCAGATAATTCTGATTTTTATTAGTATACTTGATTATTCCCGGATTGCCTAGTGCTAAACCTAAAAAAATCTAAAAAAACACACTTGAAATCCATACGGTTCCAAGTGTGGGAAAAATCATTCTGGAATACTGAAGCGTGCTTCTAAGCGATGTTGAACACTTTGAATGATTGTCGACATGATCCAGTAAATCGCAGCCGAGAACAAGAGTAACGGCATGACGAGGTACGTTGTCGCTGAAATCTGGTCAGAGACATACGTCAATTCTTCAACAGCAACGATCGTACCGAGTGATGTCGATTTGATGATATCGATGACAGAGTTCGAAAGCGGTGGAATCGCTCGAGATAGCGCTTGCGGTAAGATGACATCCTTGAATGTCTTACGACGCGGAATACCGAGCGAGTCAGCTGCTTCCCATTGTCCACGATCGACAGAGGAGATGGCAGCGCGGAACGATTCTGAGATATACGCAGAAAAGTGAAGCGATAAGCCGAAGGCGAGGGCTTGGAATCCAGTCAACTGAAGGACAACGAGACCATTGTATAAAATCAGGATTTGTAGCAGTAATGGTGTTCCTCGGAAGAACGAGACATATAAACGTGCAAAACCGCTAAAGACGGCAAGACGGCTATCACGCATGACGGCAAGAATCAACCCGAGAATAAGCGCAAAGACGATGGCGAGACCACTTGCAAGAAGGGTCGTACCAATCGCCTTTGCGTAGACGTCCGAGTTATCCCGGACGATCGTCAGTAATTCACTCACTTACTGATATCCTCGTTAAAGTACTTCTCACCGATTTTTGCAAGAGTGCCGTCTTCTTGCATCTCAGCGAGTGCTTTATTGAAGTCTTCTGTATACTTGCTGTTTTTCGCCATCATGAAGCCTGATTCGTTCTTGTCGAACGTTTCACCGACCGCTTTAACTTTGTAGCCTGCTTTCTTCAGCTCCGTCAAGACGAAGAGACGATCGTTCATGGCAGCATCAACACGACCTGCTTCAAGATCTTTCAAGACTTGGTTCGCACCTTTGTAGTATTTCACTTTCGCGCCAGCTTTTTCAGCTGTTTTGGCATAGAGTGAACCTTGTGTCGAACCGACTGTCTTTCCTTTTAAGTCGTCGAGTGTTTTGATGTCGTTCGTTTTATTGTTGACGATGATTGTTGAACCAGAGACCGTATACGCATCAGAGAAAGCGTATTTTTCTTGGCGCTCAGGCGTGATTCCCATTTGGTTCGCGATGACATCGATCCGTTTTGAATCAAGTGCTGGGATGAGTCCTTTGAAGTCCATCGCTTTGTAATCGACTTTATAGCCGGCGCGTTTTGCGACTTCGTTCATGACGTCTACGTCATAACCTGTCAATTTTCCTTTTTCTTTATACGTGAAAGGTGGGTACGTTGCTTCTGTACCGACTGTAATGACTTTTGACTCTTTATCAGAACCTGCGTTGTCGTTCGAAGCGCCGCATGCTGCAAGCACCCCCGCTGTTGATAATGCTGCTACAGCTAATTTCAAACCGTGTTTCATAGCGCTCTCTCCTTTATAAATAAATGATTTCAATTCCTAGTTTTCGAATAG
This region of Exiguobacterium acetylicum DSM 20416 genomic DNA includes:
- a CDS encoding aldo/keto reductase; translation: MERIQLTEDLSFSRIIHGLWRLNEWEMTKEERLELIEACLALGITTFDHADIYGDYTNERLFGEALALKPELRDRMEIVTKTGIKMKGDHFSDQSLSFYDTTKEHIIKQVNRSLQELGVEYVDTLLIHRPDPLMDPNEIAEAFVELKDAGKVRTFGLSNHTPAQQSLIQSRLPFMLVTNQLELSVSELKHFEDGSVDLCHENEMPLMAWSPLAGGRLFKDEQYAPLREKLAEIAETIGAEEIDEVAYAWLLKHPARIMPIVGSGKIERIESAVRSTKVSLTREQWFEILKASRGRDVD
- a CDS encoding amino acid ABC transporter permease; the encoded protein is MSELLTIVRDNSDVYAKAIGTTLLASGLAIVFALILGLILAVMRDSRLAVFSGFARLYVSFFRGTPLLLQILILYNGLVVLQLTGFQALAFGLSLHFSAYISESFRAAISSVDRGQWEAADSLGIPRRKTFKDVILPQALSRAIPPLSNSVIDIIKSTSLGTIVAVEELTYVSDQISATTYLVMPLLLFSAAIYWIMSTIIQSVQHRLEARFSIPE
- a CDS encoding transporter substrate-binding domain-containing protein, with product MKHGLKLAVAALSTAGVLAACGASNDNAGSDKESKVITVGTEATYPPFTYKEKGKLTGYDVDVMNEVAKRAGYKVDYKAMDFKGLIPALDSKRIDVIANQMGITPERQEKYAFSDAYTVSGSTIIVNNKTNDIKTLDDLKGKTVGSTQGSLYAKTAEKAGAKVKYYKGANQVLKDLEAGRVDAAMNDRLFVLTELKKAGYKVKAVGETFDKNESGFMMAKNSKYTEDFNKALAEMQEDGTLAKIGEKYFNEDISK